TCATGGTATCTACCGtacatgtggacatcaataaAGGTTATCTACCGTACATGTGGACATCAATCACGGTATCTACCGtacatgtggacatcaataaAGGTTATCTACCGtacatgtggacatcaataTTGGTTATCTACCGTACATGTGAACATCAATAATGGTATCTACCGtacatgtggacatcaataatGGTAATCTACCGtacatgtggacatcaataatGGTTATCTACCGtacatgtggacatcaataatGGTTATCTACCGtacatgtggacatcaataatGGTTATCTACCGtacatgtggacatcaataatGGTTATCTTCTGtacatgtggacatcaataatGGTTATCTGCCGtacatgtggacatcaataaaggttatctactgtacatgtggacatcaataatGGTTATCTGCCGtacatgtggacatcaataaAGGTTATCTACTGTACATGTGGACATCAATCATGGTATCTACCGtacatgtggacatcaataaAGGTTATCTACCGTACATGTGGACATCAATCATGGTATCTACCGTACATGTGGATATTAATAAAGGTTATCTATCGTACATGTGAACATCAATAATGGTTATCTACCGtacatgtggacatcaataatGGTTATCTACCGtacatgtggacatcaataatGGTATCTACCGtacatgtggacatcaataatGGTTATCTACCGtacatgtggacatcaataatGGCTATCTACCGtacatgtggacatcaataatGGTATCTACCGtacatgtggacatcaataatGGTTATCTACCGtacatgtggacatcaataatGGTTATCTACCGtacatgtggacatcaataatGGTTATCTACCGtacatgtggacatcaataatGGTTATCTACCAtacatgtggacatcaataatGGCTATCTACCGtacatgtggacatcaataatGGTTATCTACCGtacatgtggacatcaataatGGTATCTACCGtacatgtggacatcaataatGTTATCTACCGtacatgtggacatcaataaAGGTTATCTACCGtacatgtggacatcaataatGTTATCTACCGtacatgtggacatcaataaAGGTTATCTACCATACATCTGGACATCAATAATGGTATCTACCGtacatgtggacatcaataatGGTATCTACCGtacatgtggacatcaataaAGGTTATCTACCATACATCTGGACATCAATAATGGTATCTACCGtacatgtggacatcaataatGGTTATCTACCGTACATCTGGACATCAATAATGGTATCTACCGTACATGTTGACATCAATAATGGTTATCTACCGtacatgtggacatcaataaAGGTTATCTACCATACATCTGGACATCAATAAtggtatataccatacatgttGACATCAATCATGGTATCTACCGtacatgtggacatcaataaAGGTTATCTACCGtacatgtggacatcaataatGGTTATCTGCCGtacatgtggacatcaataaAGGTTATCTGCCGTACACACTGACATCAATAATGGTTATCTACCGtacatgtggacatcaataatGGTATCTACCGtacatgtggacatcaataatGGTTATCTTCTGTACATTGGGATATTATTAAAAGTTATCCACTGTACATAAGGTTTCCTACCCTAAACATTTATGTAGGGTATCTACGTTTTTGTCAGGCAAATCAAACATTACCCGTTCTCATTTTATACGTGTAAAGACGGCTAGCAGCATCttaatataatttacttttGCGTCATGGATTTTAGATAAGTGACGGAAGACAGACGAATGATTTGTTAGGATTTCTGGCAACGACTGGGTATTTGTCTTGTTTATTACAGCTAGGTCTGGCATGAAGTGAAACAAattcaattttgtttgaaaaactAAGTGGTAATCCAGTGTGGATAAAACATTTACTGATTATAATCCAGGCATGTAATTATGTTTAGACCAGAGAATGCATCCCCACAGAACTGCGCAGATATCCGTCCAGTTTCAGTTTTAAATGGACggttgattttattattatctctttattttttttttaattttcacgCTGATGACGACAACACACATTGATGAAACATATTTTCCATGTGATTTGCCGTTAGTCATAGATTTCATCATCGGAAACGCTTCGTATTGATTATTTAAGTTACTTATCTATATTGGTCGAACGTTTACGTTCAGCTTCTGCGAATTTGATGTAGTTTCCGCTGGTCATTAGATATAATGGTGTCTACACTGCAGCCACCCAGCCAACGtcaatagaaatgtatctagACCAGCTGGAGGAGGTCAAGGTCGCAGTGAATGATACATGCTGGTGCATGATGAAAGAGAACTTGACTTTTCAATGTATTTCTTGTTTGTCTATTAAACCTTACAGTATTTCAACGTCAAAGCTCATAACGGCAGCTTCACTCCCATCAACAGTTTATGAGATTTGGTGTTTGTGGTGGTCTATTGTGCCATTTCGTAAGACATACGACAACATAACGGACTGTTGTTTCGCGGAATTGAATGTCAATGCGTGAACGAATCTCCTTGTAGTAGGTGGTGGCTACATCACTGAGAAATGCATCACGTATTTGTATTTCTCAGAataattgggggggggggggggggtgtaaaGATAAAGTGCCTTTCTACAGGCTACAACCATGACAACACGTGCTCTGAGCTTCATGCCTGTTGTCAGGCAGATTTTCTGTAGTTATGGTTTttatttaagattttatttaccatacatgtatttaaactttaaagaaGTTAAAGATGAATGGATTTTAAAGGACATACtctcaaaacaaacaaaaaatacttaTTGGCGAGGAATAATACAGAAAGCTCACGAAATGGCACAGATCAACACTCCACAATGACAATGTACCCCCTGTGGACACTTCTGATTTTTTATGTCTTCCTTATATGGCTATTTTCCCCTTTGTATACTCAATACTGTATGTAGGTCGGGCGTGATTGTTGGATCAATATTTAGTTATGGCCATTTGTGTAGTAAATATTCCAGACTGTCTGCCAGATTCCCGTCCAGTTCCTTGGAATAACAACGTCTTTGTATACTTCGCGTAGTGATGTATTGATCCCGTTATTGTTAAAAGATAACTGTCTCGGTATCTACGAAGTTGATACACATGTATGGAGATATAGAgttattttattcatatatgtttttaattgatattattattattattttgtaaatacatgttGGAGAGCGAGAAAAATACACATGTTCTTACCTAACATATATGCAAAGAGGAGAGTAATCTGAGAACCCTTTAGAATATGTTTTGCTCCCCAGCATGCTTGGAAACACGAAAACGACCAAAAATAAATCTGCTGTCCCCCGCTGCAACATTTGCTGTCTTCCGTTTCTATTTCATAAGTTCTACATTTTCCTTCCTATGGCTTAAATTGGCCTATAGGTTGAACATTCGAAATGGCGAGGAAGGTCACGAGTTCTGTCCGCAGACCAATATAAACGGAAGTCTATAGAATTGGGATTTACTGCTTACTGCCTAACGTCCGGCTTTAAAGTTGACGGTAATGAATGGTTAGCATATTGCCTGTATAACGCCGGTAGTGTGATTACATTATAAAAATATCCGCCAGTCACCCCATAATCCGTGGACAACGCCATCAATCACCCCATAATCCTTGGACAACGCTATCAGTCACCCCATAATCCGTGGACAACGCTATCAGTCACCCCATAATCCATGGACAACGCCATGCATCTTTAGACGTTACGTGGACGTAAAACTCCAACAAAATAAAAGCAAATACCGCATTTTCTCtttacaatattaatttttaaaatcttattcTGGAGACTAGTTTCTGATATGATATTACTTGAATGGCTATTTAACAATCATGAACTATAAGTACACGTTTAGCAGTTTCAAAACTTGTAGCTTCTTGCAAAATCAATGTTGCGAAAAATTGACTTTGAACCTGAAGTACAATTTTCACTTCAATATTATTGACTACCATTTGGATCAATATGTAGTTTTATCATACCTCtccttattttacactatatcAAAAGTAGACAACAGAAATGCTATTTGAACCACATCCTCCAAAAATGCTTTATACCAGGTTAATATAAACACCAGTTAGGAATATCAACCCATATTTAGTCCAAGTAAATATAAGTTTTCAGGGTCATATTGCAACATATTCACCGAAGTAAAAGTCTTAAACTTAAACGAAAAAACATACCTACGAAATTAACCAATTGAAAAATAAGTTATATCTGTGTAAAGAGCTTTGTGGTGATACAGTTGAAACCACGTGACCAGAAATACATATCCAAATATGGACTTAAAAGCGTTACTGTGTCTTTGTCAGTTGGATTGCAAGACTATTCTGGTTTATGGGATAGTTCTCGGGCTTCTCGCCCCACCTGAATGTtacttatatacttatacagCGTAAGGTTGAATCAATAGTTATACATGTCTTAGCTGAGTCTGCTCCTCAGAAGGTTTCCCAACGCTGtcatttatcaaaagaaaaaaaaaagaaagaaaaaagaaaaaaaactaaatcaaTTGTTCTGACGTCAGCTAGCACGCGtcaatgtataatgattatcTTCAAATTTCTAATAAAGAAGTACATTTGTAaacaacaaacatgtgtatgttatttgtaaatgaattaATAGTACACCTGAGGATGAGGATTGAAATTCAAAGAATAGCCAGCTTATTAATTCTATGGATCTGTGCACGTTGTTCCAAGTTGAAGGAGAAAACGCACTCagattttgaaatgatatgtcGGAATATCGCCTTGTTACATGAAGAGCAATTAAGGCGACGAGTGCGATCGAATGGTGTGCAGAATGCACATCTTTGTATTACGGTCTTATCAACATCTATTCCCAAAACCTCACTCGTCACTTTGCCTTCAGATATGGATATAACAGACAGAATTGTTTCGCCCGTGCACCGCGTTGGCCTTTTCAGTAATAGTGTCTGGGGGTCCATGCTTCAAAACACGTTCATTGGCACGTGTAGGGAAGCATCAGGGGATGATACTAATCCCGGGCTCGCTGAGAGTGGAGATGACGTCATTGAACGTGCTCGATATGCTTGTCCGGACGGGGATTGTTTTACAGGATGCACGGTAGACACAATGCATTCGACTCTAATACATTTACGAGACAGTATTCAATTAAAGCTTAGAATGAAATTAATGTTAATACACGTGTTTCTGTATgcagtgtacatgtatcagaTATCATTCAGATAGTGTGGTAGGGgaaatttgaaaaatggtttATCTTGTAGAAACAATGCATCTATTGTCTTACGTAATATAATAGCTAGTTTTATACATACgtaacaaaaataaacacatgGCTTAAATGTCAGGTTAGTTAGTTAAAGACACCTGCCGATATACTGTTTTGCTTAAATTCGTACAGAACAAAGTCCATGCACTGTAACACCTACAGTTGTAACACCTCCCACAATGGTAACCCCGACTACATGTGATCCCACCGATAATTGTAACCTCATCATTGATTGTAATCTCACCGATAATTGTAATCTCATCCACTGTTGTAATCCTACCCACAAGTGTAACCCTACCCACCATCGTGACCCCACCCACAAGTGTAACCCCACCCACCATAGTAACACCACCCATAACTAATCTCATCCACTGTTGTAATCCCACCCACAAGTGTAACCCCACCCACCATAGTAACACCACCCATAACTAATCTCATCCACTGTTGTAATCCCACCCACAAGTGTAACCCCACCCACCATCGTGACCCCACCCACAAGTGTAACCCCACCCACCATAGTAACACCACCCATAACTAATCTCATCCACTGTTGTAATCCCACCCACAAGTGTAACCCCACCCACCATCGTGACCCCACCCACAAGGGTAACCCCACCCACCATCGTGACCCCACCCACAAGGGTAACCCCACCCACCATCGTGACCCCACCCACAAGTGTAACCCCACCCACCATCGTGACCCCACCCACAAGTGTAATCCCTCCCACCATCGTGACCCCACCCACAAGTGTAATCCCACCCACCATCGTGACCCCACCCACAAGTGTAATCCCTCCCAACATCGTGACCCCACCCACAAGTGTAATCCCTCCCACCATCGTGACCCTACCCGCAACTGTAACCCCATCCGCTATTTAACCAAAACAATGTAGCACAAGCCACAAATGTAACCCGACCTACTATTGGAACCCgacccactattgtaacccgACTCACTATTGTGACCCgacccactattgtaacccgacccactattgtaacccgACCCACTATTGTAAACCGACCCACTATTGTGACCCGTCTCACTATTGTAAACCgacccactattgtaacccgACTACTATTGTAACCCgacccactattgtaacccgACCCACTATTGTAAACCGACCGACTATTGGAACCCGACCCACTATAGTAACCCgacccactattgtaacccgACCCACTATTGTGGCCCGACCAACTATTGTAACCCGACCCAATATTGTAACAAGACCCACTATTGTGACCCGTCTCACTATTGTAAACCgacccactattgtaacccgACCTACTATTGTAACCCGACCCACTATTGTAACCAAACCCGCTATTGTAACCCGACTACTATTGTAACCCGACTACTATTGTAACCCGACCTACTATTGTAACCCGACCTACTATTGTAACCCGACCTACTATTGTAACCCgacccactattgtaacccgGCCCACTATTGCAACCCGACTACTATTGTAACCCgacccactattgtaacccgacccactattgtaactcgacccactattgtaacacgacccactattgtaacccgACCGACTATTGTAACCCAACCCACTATTGTGACCCGACCCACTATTGTAACCTAACTCACTATTGTAGCCCgacccactattgtaacccgACCTACTATTGTAACCTAACTCACTATTGTGACCCGACCCACTATTGTAGCCCgacccactattgtaacccgACCTACTATTGTAACCTAACTCACTATTGTGACCCGTCTCACTATTGTAAACTAacccactattgtaacccgACCTACTATTGTGGCCCgacccactattgtaacccgacccactattgtaacccgacccactattgtaacccgACCTACTATTGTGGCCCgacccactattgtaacccgacccactattgtaacccgacccactattgtaacccgACCTACTATTGTAACCTAACTCACTATTGTAACCCGACCTACTATTGTAACCTAACTCACTATAGTAACCCgacccactattgtaacccgacccactattgtaacccgACCTACTATTGTAACCTAACTCACTATTGTAACCCGACCTACTATTGTAACCCgacccactattgtaacccgACCTACTATTGTAACCCGACCTACTATTGTAACCCgacccactattgtaacccgACCTACTATTGTAACCCgacccactattgtaacccgACCTACTATTGTAACCCGACCCACTATTATAAACTAacccactattgtaacccgACCTACTATTGTAACCCgacccactattgtaacccgACCTACTATTGTAACCCGACCTACTATTGTAACCCGACCTACTATTGTAACTCgacccactattgtaacccgGCCCACTATTGTGACCCgacccactattgtaacccgGCCCACTATTGTAACCCGGCCCACTATTGTAACCCGACCGACTATTGTAACCCGACCTACTATTGTAACCCGACCGACTATTGTAACCCGACCTACTATTGTAACCCGACGTACTATCGTAACCTAacccactattgtaacccgacccactattgtaacccaacccactattgtaacccgacccactattgtaacccgACCCACTTTTGTAACCCGACCTGCTATTGAGGCCCgacccactattgtaacccgacccactattgtaacccgACCTACTATTGAGGCCCgacccactattgtaacccgacccactattgtaacccgACCTACTATTGTAACCTAACTCACTATTGTAAACCGACCCACTTTTGTAACCCGACCCAATATTGTGGCCCGACCAACTATTGTGGCCCGACCAACTATTGTAACCCGACCTACTATCGTAACCTAacccactattgtaacccgACCTACTATTGTAACCTAACTCACTATTGTAAACCGACCGACTATTGTAACCCGACCCACTATTGTGGCCCGACCAACTATTGTAACCCGACCTACTATCGTAACCTAacccactattgtaacccgGCCTATTATTGTAACCCGACCCACTATTGTAATTCGACCttctattgtaacacggcccACTATTGTAACCCGACCGACTATTGGAACCCgacccactattgtaacccgACCTACTATTGTAACCCGACCCACTATTGTCATTCGACCTTCTATTGTAACACGACCTACTATTGTAACCCGACCCACTATTGGAACCCGACCTTCTATTGTAACACGACCCACTAATGTAACCCGACCTTCTATTGTAACCAGACCAACTATAGTAACCCGGTTACACTCATGTGTGCAGATCCAGTCAGTATTGTAACCAGTGAAAGTCATGAATTGAGTACACAGGGAAGGTTTTCGTGGCATAAAAAGCGTCATTAAATAACATCAGAACGTAACCAAGTAAATTTGCACGAGCGCCGCAGATGTCGCTACATGTCGGAAGTGAAACATTTCGAGAAATTTCGAAATGAGAAACAATTAATATGTCGTTTGCGGAGCCTCCCGTTTATCTATCACCGGAATTCGCTACGTGATATAATATAGACCACGACTGTTTGGCATGCTTACGTTAAAAACCATGTCAGGCTATTTCCATCGAGGTTTACTTAGAAAATTGGATGCAACATTTTTTAACAAAGCTTGATgtctatcaaaatatttaaaacaccATGGAGGGTATTTATAAACTGTTCCTATATCCTCCTGCTGGGAAAATCTGATATGTACACACTTAATGTACGGCATTATCTGGAAATCTGAAAAGAAAACATCAAATTCTTGTTTACAGCAGAAAGCCATGATTACGTGAATGTGTAGCTTGGCCAGACACGTGTGATTCTGATTTCTCATAATGCACATACATGAACCACATTAATGAGAAATCGCccattattttaattttgggaaaaaacttGTTTAGATGATGGTATCAAATGTTTATCTTTATTATACACATTTAAAGATGAAAGaagattaatttaaaaaataacatctCCAGGAAAACATTACGTTCATTAAATCAATCCTCGTAGTCGAAATGATTTTGTTGGACTTAATGGCAGCCGTCGGCTTTCTGCTGACAGTTAATCATTCTTTACAAGCATATACCGATTGTGATCGAGATTAGTCTATCATTAATGGCTGTTTTCACTGTGGGTATGTCGGCTGTACCTGATTCGTCAATTCACCTCTGGTACAGGATGGGGACAATGATTGTTAGACGAAAGTCGATTTTGTATGAGGACATGGacattttggattttttttttgaaatggaCATAAGGATATGGCCATTTTGGAACTATTTGTCAAAAGAAAATTAGGATATGGACATATTGGAACTATTTGTCAAATGAACATTAGGACAAGAtaattttggaaatatttgtCAAATGGAAATGAGGACGGATAATTTCGAACCTATTTGTCAAATGGAAATGAGGGCAGGAGAAATTTGGAACTATTTGACAAAAGGAAACGAGGATTGGATAATTCTTAAACTGATTGTAAGATTGAAGTCGATTTTATTCCGAAACATTTAATTTGTCAAATATTGATGACGATAGGAGAAATTCGGAACTATAATTTTTCAAAAGCAAGATTTCCTTAAAGATAGGAAGATTTTGGGACTATTTGTCTGTTGGAAGTCTATCCTGTGAGAAAGGCACATACGAAATGTGATTCTGACATACAGGGCTCAATCTTgaccaggtggcctatttgaCTACCAAATCATAAAATCTAGGCGCCGATTGGAATTGTTAGTCACCAATTAGCCTAGTTGTcataaatatgaagaaaaaaacctCTTATAATTCTTcagatcagtataacatctctgtaACGTTTTTGATTGTGAAcatcattttagcattgactgcaACCGTTGAAAGATTAACCAACATGCaaatattcacatttttttAGTGTGCATGTAGGCACCTTATATGTCAATAACAGGTtgccaatggtgaatttaaggcgcCATGGTCACTAAATTAggcgccactttgagccctgacATACCACTAGTTAATCACGCAAAATAGACTTTGAACGTGACATCACACGAACAGGTAGAACCTTTTGGTGGCAACATTCTTGGCGCGGCGAGGtcttttttaatataatattgatattgtaatgtGTTACTTTGAAGCTCAGTGGTTTTTTATTATGGATCTGCCAACTTAACAAGTCCAGGAGGAACGtaacatgatacatatcaaacgCATCATATCTTtgatgagttttttttttttacaaactaGCTCACAATAACTGGTGTCGGGAAGCATCATCGAACATGATAGATTAGACAAGCAGTTAAACACAAACATCTTAACGGTCGATAATACAGAAAACAGGCCTTTTTGTCTGTCAAAACAATTTGGAGTTAAGTCAAAACGACTTCGTTAACGTAAATTCCAGATGAACCTGTCCTTGAAAACCTATGCGAATGAGCGACGCTAGCAGATAAGAAAAAGCTCACGACTCCGCTGGCCATATCTAAATACTGCTTCCGCTATGTCGACTTCAACATCCTCCCCTCAACGGCATTGGAATTCTCATTATAAGGGTTTCGTAATTAGTAGGGTTACACACAACATTCTTTGATCGGTTTAAATGTCAAATCCACTCCTCTTTCTCAAAAGGAGGGATACGGCaggtgtatgtgtatgtgttctATTTCTGGTTGTGCGCGTTCTGTATACTGCCTGTAAGTGGGTTTCCGTGATAAGGACCTAAGTAGCGATACAGACAGATCCTATTTAAGCCTCCGTCATAGGGAGCCGGACGCTTACTGTTCGGCGCACACGataaatttaaacaaacattctttcaattcttaaatattttaaaattgttcaaTATGGCGATGTTTCGGAAATTGCATGTTCATAGACGGAAGGATAGTTTGATTCCAGACACCTGTCCACTCCACGGAGGTCAACTGACCATGTTCTGTGTCACGTGTGATGTGACATGCTGTCTGCTTTGTCTTGACGAGACACACCACGCCCACTCGGTGACGGATAAAGACACGGCAAgggaaaacaagatggcggtCGTCAATAGCATGATACAGCGTATCCAAGGGTCATTAGGTCCGGATATGAAGAGGAAAGTGGAAGCTCTCCGGGATGGGAGGAGAAAAAATAAAAGGGACTTTAAAGACCTTATGAACACTATTCTCGATCGTGGGGACGATTTGAGGTTAGAAATAGACGACATCGTCAATGAATATGTCGATGAATGTGAAGCTATGCGAAAACGGAACGACGAAATCTTAACGGAAATTATCAAATCGTATGAAAAGAGTGAAAAGGATATTAATGGATTCATGTCTGTTTTTCTAGACGCTACCTCATCCGGCCAACTGTCAAAACTTACGGAAGCAGTGCGGATATGCAATGACTCTGTTGAGAAAGCGCTTCCAAAGCGACAGAGAACGAAACTGTTTTTACCAAAATTTGTCAAAGGTGACATTAACAGAAAGGAGTTTAGGAGTAACATAGGAAAACTTGAATTACAGTCGAAAACAAAAAATGGAGATACATTTCATATCATGTCTGAGTTTGTTCACAAAACTCCGTTTCAGCTGCGGTCACTGAAAAGCGCGCAATTGAACTGCGTATGGATCGGTTGTTGGGATAATGTTGTTCATTTAACGGACCGAAGTGGAGAGGTGTTACGCTCAGTGACATGTGGAGTTACAGTGATGGACATTTGTGTAGGATTGGATAACAGTTTATGGCTGGTATGTGAAGACAACAGTGTACGATGTGTCGCTGAGGGTAACGTCACTTCCGGTACTAAGGAAACGCCTATCGTAGCTGTAAACGGACGTGCTGTCGTAGTGCCCAGTTACAAGGCTGAACATGCAGTGTTCCACACCGAATGGACACCGTATTCTGTCTGTATGAGTACCGACGACATGTTGTACATTACAATGTCCATGAACACTGTGACCAACAACCATGTCGGACGGCTGGCCAGGTTCCGCACAGACGGTGAAATGGTGGATCTGACGGAGAAGGATTCTAATGGGCAACCATTATTCGCAAAGCCCCAGAGGATGGCCATACATCAGAAATCATCTAAGGTGGCTGTGGTGGACTTTACTCAAAGCACAGTTGTCTTGAACAAAGATTTGACCTTCCGTTTCCGGTACGTGGACGATAAAAATGGATTTAGTCCTTGTGATGTCTCATTCGACGTTGACGAAAATATCTTGATATGTGACTCGGGCTCTAGAAGTGTTGTCATGGTGGATATGTCCGGAGTCCTGAAGCGGCGTTTGCTGGAGTTTGACGGAGTGACACCAGCCGTGGTGTCATGTGATTCGGGAGGGAAAGTGTGGGTCGGTCTGGAAGACAAAAAAGTCGTGGTGTTCCAACACAGACCCCCAGACTGATCATGTGACATACGGTATGTCGCTAAAGTCTTGAGCTAACTTTGATATCAATAATCGCGGACAATATATGTGTTGAAAATAAGATCGATGCTATTTTATCTCGTACAATAGAAGTAAATGTAAAGACACTCTATAACAATAACCTATAGTTCTTAGGGTAGTTCACACCATGGCCAGAATGAAAGGGTTTAGACATCTGATATGGAATGTAATATTATACTTCGGAAGGACGAATAAAATTTGTCTCCTTACATACCACTCATATTTGTGACTTTTATTTTGAACATCTCTATCAAAACTGCTTTGACCATCGATTGATATTTCTCTCGAGTGTATAACATGTCAGCCatttataataatgta
Above is a window of Pecten maximus chromosome 7, xPecMax1.1, whole genome shotgun sequence DNA encoding:
- the LOC117330524 gene encoding uncharacterized protein LOC117330524, with amino-acid sequence MAMFRKLHVHRRKDSLIPDTCPLHGGQLTMFCVTCDVTCCLLCLDETHHAHSVTDKDTARENKMAVVNSMIQRIQGSLGPDMKRKVEALRDGRRKNKRDFKDLMNTILDRGDDLRLEIDDIVNEYVDECEAMRKRNDEILTEIIKSYEKSEKDINGFMSVFLDATSSGQLSKLTEAVRICNDSVEKALPKRQRTKLFLPKFVKGDINRKEFRSNIGKLELQSKTKNGDTFHIMSEFVHKTPFQLRSLKSAQLNCVWIGCWDNVVHLTDRSGEVLRSVTCGVTVMDICVGLDNSLWLVCEDNSVRCVAEGNVTSGTKETPIVAVNGRAVVVPSYKAEHAVFHTEWTPYSVCMSTDDMLYITMSMNTVTNNHVGRLARFRTDGEMVDLTEKDSNGQPLFAKPQRMAIHQKSSKVAVVDFTQSTVVLNKDLTFRFRYVDDKNGFSPCDVSFDVDENILICDSGSRSVVMVDMSGVLKRRLLEFDGVTPAVVSCDSGGKVWVGLEDKKVVVFQHRPPD